The stretch of DNA GTCTTGTGGGTTGACGTTTAGCACTGTTGACATAACAGGCCCAAGGTTAGATTCAGgaaaaggtgggagagagagagagagagagagagagagagagagagagagatctctcTATTGTCAATGTGCTCAGATACACAATATTTGTTCAGCAGCTCTTCCACAGTGTGcataaaaaaatttaataaatagAACAAAGTTAAGTAAACAGAACACAGACAAAAGCAactagaaaaaaaatgaattaaagcaAAATATATAGGCTACAATGTATCTCAAAAAGTAAGAAAACATAGAATTGcacacaaaccaaaaacacCACTGAAGCACAAAGAGCGCTGGGCCGCTGCGTGTGACCATGCCGCCATCTTTAGTGAAGGCTGCTGGACGAACACTTCAGCAGGCACAAGTTGATAGACTTCAACTACCAACACTGGAACAGACCCATTCCCCACAGTTATCTGTCTAGCAAATGTGACTTCAAAAAACATAGCCTGCATACAAACGACAGACAACAACATACAGCCCTAAAAGCCAGAATACGGCATTCAATTAAAGTTCAACGGTAAGCTTAttacaatcaatcaattttatttgtatcaGTCAGTCTTATTTGGCACATGAAAATGTTATCCCATCTGTTCGTTCAACTTGTCCACAGTCAGATCAGCCTCAGGTTTGGGAGATAATACATctgtcataaaaacaaaaactggtCAGCTTCAGGGAGAGAGAAATCAAACTTTGTGAGAAATTTCAGCCTGTTTCTACATAACCCATTTGTTATTGTGTGGAAAACATCACTATGGGACGGTGTTTCCTacatccattccattctgaaatCATGCTTTTGTAGCTGACAAAACAACAGATAAAAAACCTTCACAAAGCTGTTTGATTAAGAAAGGCAATAAAGTCTTCACTGAATTGTAATTGACAGAGGGGGCACTTGATGGTGACAAATGATGAGAGAGAGGCTGCTGAACTGAGGGTGCtggcagttttgttgtcattacttagaattcctcatggaggGCCGACCGAAACTACGCACAATAGCTTTAAAGGTTGAAAGGTGTTAGCCAGCTGTTTGCCGTTTGCCTTTTCCAGGTTAGCGGAGGAGATGAACATGCCCTCCCTTCCAGAGATGATGTTTGGTGACAACATCCTGCGCATCCAACACACAGAAGGCTACGGCATCGAATTCAACGCCATCGACGCCCTTAAGAGAGTCAACAACATGGAGGACGCTGTAAAGGTGGCCTGTGCTCAGGAATGGCAGGAGAGCAGGCAAGACTAACAACCCAGCTGGGGGATCGTTTTGTTAACTTTTGATATGTCAAAGCTGTCAGGGGTTTCAGAGCAGAATTTTTTTCcagaatttaaaatgtgtcatCTGGCCACCACAGGACATCACAGATATTCATGTCAGAGCAACTTAaagaggcgctatgcagttttggccatttcttcgctgttttctctttcgctttttgctggcaggtttctctatagaggccccccctacagcttcagaatagatatttgggtcacaataaatagataaatgagTCACAATAAAATACCTCACTGCCACTTTGGAAATGTTTCACTGTGGTGTGGAGCTGTAAATCAAGAAGAACCTGCTGAGAAGATGGCCTTGCTGGTTTTTTAACATCTCTAGGCCCCATAATAATCGGAACAAATATAGACATCACACAGTGATGTACACTGCACACCAGAAAAAAACCCCCAAAAGTCATCCTTACGCTGCCCTACCCACACCAATAAATATAAGAGCAAAATATACATTTGTTTACCACATGAGGCACCTGAGGAGAAGCAGCTAACCTCTAGTGGTTCTAGACAGTGGTTCTTTgtcagctcctatgtttactcgtgtctgactcctctctcggtcagtctgccgtttcctctttctctgttcctccgacaatgctttcctagctttctgtttctttttagccagctcagccatgacgatagtgtgaaaaactccatcactaccttgttagccggttcctgaatgggcgtatgtgtgcagtgccgtgaagcaattcgttacatggcgagacctgatatcacgccatgcttcctgacgctgaggccggtggctcgccggcccaaagttgcgagggtggtttttcagctcacaggtgctaggggggagcgagatgACCatcattcaactcgaaaaaagtcatataaccattccaatgactcccaagctgttcagttaaggtaaattaagctaaaaaaaaactgcatagttctcCTTTTAAAGAAGGAAAACTCCAGTTTGAAAATACTGGAGTTCTGTGTCGGAAAACGATGTAAAAGATCTATAAAGGCGTTGATTCCCAGACACAGAGCATGTCACCTGCGTAGTTAACATGAATCTCTGTGATCTCCTTCCAGAGCTGACTCTGAACATTCCAAGGAGGTGGTGAGACCTTACGACTGGACATACACCACAGACTACAAAGGCACTCTTATAGGAGATAGTATGCAGCTGCAGGTGGGTCATAtccattcattcaacctttatttatactcgAGAAATCATTGAGGGGCAGCCCTCTTTTATAAAGACATTGTGTcaaattacaaagacaaaaacaaccacacagAAATAAAGCGACACCATcataaaaaaatagaaagacaCTAAAACTTTCTGAATTAgaaaaattattttataaataaattaggataatagggatgcaaaagaaagtacaattatgtaaagcagttacaagtagaagtttgcaggttaagaaccagatttctaaattgtccaaGAGGCACAATtgagttgattttaagaaaGTGCTGTCATTTGTTCCAGGAGTCGGGTGCACCAAGTCTACATTTACcgtgctacgttttggtttttaagcagagttttgagccaaaagctaTCCCTGGtcacacaagtgtttttagctccagtagaagaactaatcttcgtttaaactaacagggccaaaccaaaatatctcatcaacattctggtatactgggcataaacaggaggcagcgtgtaTACTCTGCCtgctgctggtagttgccatggtaacgtcagtagcttagtctcagagaacgaaaCGTCAAATCAGGCGGCGAAACATTGGCgtggggggaacgccagagcagggggaatgagagggggaaacgccagagcagggggaatgagagggggggaacgccagagcagggggaatgagagggggaaacgccagagcagggggaatgagagggggggaacgccagagcagggggaatgagagggggaaacaccagagcagggggaatgagagggggaaacaccagagcaggggaatgagaggggggaacgccagagcagggggaatgagagggggaaacaccagagcacggggaatgagaggggggaacgccatagcagggggaatgagaggggggaacgccagagcagggggaatgagagggggaaacaccagagcagggggaatgagaggtgtaaatgtagcagcatttttaaagtgctcatattattgcttttcaaagggacttaccatctccaacagaaaacactgttcacaaactgctccaaacagctctattgtagtccagcctttacttcagagacaaacgtggtcactttggaacacaagttataatgctcgcctagctgctagcatggcacgccatcatactctgcttctgactggctagtagtccttacctaggtactgtcagggcacaccctcatactctgcttctgactggctagtagtccttaactaggtactgtcagggcacgccctcatactctgtttctgactggctaTTAGTccttactgcacatgtgcgactcccaacaaagatagaacagaagtgagatgtctcactctgtagctaaaacagagagctcaacacacagggtgaaaagaggagctgtagcaatgtgcagtacaacaaagatagtgttttctgaaaattaaaccacataaacatattctagtacaacctctaaatacaattatgaacctaaaaatgagcataatatgagcaattTAAATCAAAATGGAGCGATGTAAATGCAGCCTAAAGTTAAAAGCAGCTTTTCCAAGTTCAGAGCGAGCTCGTGGAACATGAATCAAAAGCCAGTCAGCAGAGCGAGTCTGCTAATGTCCCTCTGAGTGACAGAGAAGTTCTGTAAGGGACCGTGGTAGTTTTCCAACAAGAGCCTTACAGATGTTCAGTAATGGAATGGAACACAGTATATTCATCacctttttgttctttttgttatgtgtgtgtgatttacgTGAGTGTTTGATTTCCACCTGTGGTTCATGTGAAGGTGGTGAAGACGGCGGAGCGTATCAACATGGAGAAGCTCAAGGCTCGGGAACAGATCATGTTCTTCGACGAGGTGCTGCTGTTCGAGGACGAGCTGCACGACCACGGCGTCTCGATGATCAGCGCCAAAATTGTGAGTGCTgcgtagggttgggcatcgtttagatttgaacaattctgattccaattgcgattcttcctttagattccggttcttattgattctgattctttgagTGGTAGGGtggaaacgggtcacatgcctattttcacaaataagagttTTATTTGTATTCAATGGTGGGTGGCAGTTTTACCGGGTGTAAAACAAAGCCAGACTAgagctccatggctgcaacgcaacaagcgcctggctgcTTCGGAAAGCAAAacttaaatttggaacccatgatcagatttgaaaccaaatcctccaaacgattccaataaagaaacgattctactggaatcgtaatttttgaaataaTTCCAAATAGGAATTATAGGAATAGGAACAGCTGATACTATGGATCAAAACGACGACCAGATTTGGTAACATTGTTTTCCCACGGTTTGTGAAAGACTCAGAAGCACGTATTTGGCGGGGGGGTTTAGGCGTCCTTCATCAAGAAAATGTGACGTTTTTTCAATAAATTTCCCCATagattttgtgttttctttggggTCTCTGTGGTTATTTGGCATCTCTTTGAAGtcactttgtgtcactttatgGTAGTTTTGagtcttttagtttttttctttaaaagtcaaatcattttggaccattattatcaccatatctgtgtctgaaactacagcagataataataaatacataactcTCAAAAGGCTTCAAGACAAAACtcgctaaagaagtccaactcAATTATTAGATTAGATGATTGATGATGATTAGAAAAGTCTTTAAGTTACGTTAATCCggcttaggtgctgcccaaaacaGCTCGACCCAAACCTTATAATGGTCAGGAAAACCCTGATTTAAGAGGAAGACTGAGCTTTGAATTCATTTTTCGGCCACAGTCGGTGTAATCAGTGCATAATTCCAGCAGACAGCTCATGTTTTTTAACCCTTAATTTATTCAGGGACGTTTCCGGGAGAGCCCAGCTCTCACAGTTCAACACATTCACACGTAAAAGCTGCCCAGAGCGCATGGCCTCGTACTCCAAAAGCCACGCCCACCGCAGGGGAAAACAATCTGCGCCACAAAATGCAACAAATTGTTTCAAAGGCCAACAAAGTGcctgtagctagctaaaaacatgcaatttgttagctaaaaaatgcaattttttttgtttgcatttctgtaaTATACTGTTTCTTGATGCATGCAAACAGTTTGAACGGATACATTTAGTGTAACATGTTGCTGTGTGTCTTGTTGCTGATGCAGAGGGTGATGCCCACCAGTTTCTTCTTGTTGCTGCGTTTCTTCCTGCGAGTGGACGGAGTGCTGATCAGAATAAATGACACACGACTGTATCACGAGGCAAGTTGGTTTCCTCCAGCCAGGACGAAGTACAGCGCATGGTGCAGTTTAAATATGGCCGAAGTTATCCACACTGACTAATGGTAAAGGCTCTAACGAGTAATGGGTGCTGGTGCTGTTTTTGATTCCAGGCTGGGAAGAACTTCATGCTACGAGAGTTCAGCACGAGAGAAAGCCAGATAGCAGAACTGAAGGTGAGCTGTGACCCGTCGTGCActcactagggctgggacggtgtgcttttgtcccgattggATTCTTTTCACGATACATTGTCGCCGATTGGATTATGTATTGCGATTTCcgtttattgcgattctagaagtatgaTGGGGTCTGGGCAGTGAGGAATTGTTTGGTCACAAAGAATGGAAATCTGTAATATCTCTACCTGCAGAATACACTGGAAATTACAATCTATGCATTGTTATCCTTTCTGTTTTACTGGAACTAATGTTTTGAGTACATTGGTCCTAAAATCATACTgccacaaagtaaaaaaaatgtttatgagAGTAAATTATTTCTTTAGTTAAATATTGCGAaatgttatatttatatttcaacatgactccagaaaaaaaatatgtatgttcATTTACTAATGATTGTTAGTAGTGACTACTAATGtgaacttgatttgtctactgcatcaactcACCGCTCCGTGTTAATACATCTTGACCTGTTCAGTTACACCCAGTAAAAACGTCATTttaacacaaatacatttaataaatgacattttcatgtttgaaagtctctaggttttgacataaatgcagatataaatgtaatacaaaaaaaataataataaataattatcgattttcaaatattgaatGAAATACCATAtcctgtagcctattttgccgtcaatactgccgacgttgtctttgctgtaatcaaatcagtatatgtttatgttttaacatggtatttcattttatcaatgggaaacatccatgtgtacagacaaggctagcagcagcagcgccgcgtcagacacgtttctggtgtgcaaagacatagaaaacaccacgcagccgccacgcaacagaaacgccacgcagccagtgtgcagccggCCTAAGACCCAGTCAGGCGGCGAAACGTTGgcgtcggtgttgccaaaggtctccgtttgcggccgttgagactgcaacacaaccctgcACATTCCAAACCAAAAGCGGCTCCTCCAAAggctctgaaacgccagagcagtgtgaatgtgtggtgtaaacgtagcaaaagacattttttgaaaccaaaacgtagcaatgtaaatgtagccttaaacCTGTCCCTCTCTCCTTCAGAATGTTCCTGCTGCACTGTACACAGAACCCAATGACATCGCCCAGCACCTAACGCTGAAGCTGACAGAGTGTGAGAGGCTGGAGCTCCCTGGGATGCAGCCTGGGAGCGATGTTAATGACGTCGTTCCGTGACCAGCATACTAAGAGGTCCACATTGATGTGTTGCATGATGAAAAAAACGGGAATAGTAGTCCAGAAGCACATCCTTAATCTTACAGTATCATAACAACCATTGATCTTCCCTGAAGTATCTGTACAGGaatagtttttatatatatgatGGTGTGTTCTTAAAACTCAAACGCAACCTGACTTTAGACAGTTTGTAATATCATAGAAACTTGAACCCCCGGTTAAATACTTCGGTCAAGCTTCTGGCTCTGTTCATATTTGAACTGATTTTTGTTTTATGAGACATTTTTTTCACTCTCAAAATTGATCGCCCTTTTGACATAAAAGACTTATTAGTAGGTAGGCTAGCTGCTTCCATGCTTGTATTATTAATATGTCTCTAATgtgtttgtaaaaacaaaacgctACACAAAACAGCAGTGTATTTTCTGAAGTCATCAAGAATTTCTGTAAATATGTCTACTGTATTTTCTACGGTGACTTACGGAAGgtgaaaaagcttttttttccatttgtgaATATATATCTTCGATATGGCCAAATAAATTCTGTTTGTGCAAATGTAGCTAACTGCCACCTGCTTGTGCTgaattcttgtttttgtttcttgtcAAAAAAAGGGTCGGTGATAAtcgtttaaaggtcccatggcatgaaaatgtcactttatgagtttttttttttttaacattaatatgagttcccccagcctgcctatggtcccccagtgtctagaaatggtgataggtgtaaactgagccctgggtatcctgctctgcctttgagaaaatgaaagctcagatgggccgatctggaatcttccctttatgacgtcataaggcgAAAGGTTACcgcccctttctctgctttgcccgcccagagaatttggcccacccatgagaaaatAGAGCTACAACCGTGGCTGCAAGCTGGTCCCcatcctccaccttgccccccctcattgtgggactggctctagtggctgtaattctgcaccaaggctgaatttcgggaaagagacttcagatacagtattaggggaccactaaggtctatataaaagagacttcagatacagtattaggggaccactaaggtctatataaaagagacttcagatacagtattaggggaccactaaggtctatataaaagagacttcagatacagtattaggggaccactaaggtctatataaaagagacttcagatacagtattaggggaccactaaggtctatataaaagagacttcagatacagtattaggggaccactaaggtctatataaaagagacttcagatacagtattaggggaccactaaggtctatataaaagagacttcagatacagtattaggggaccactaaggtctatataaaagcatccaaaagcagcatgtcatgggacctttaaatgaaTCCAACACTCAACACAAATGAAATTTCATCACCGATAAATGTTGATTTGCAAATCAACCTGTGACCTTTGTTTAGTTTCACGACATCAGCAGTGACCATGGAGCACATTTGAAGTTTTGACGTTCCAGTGGGGAAATGGGACTCAAAATGATCAAATGATAGGGAAGTATCCTTTGAGTGAGAACCATCGATAATTACTAAAATATAACTAAAGTACAGAATTATTCATCCAACAAGATAATTCCCCTGAGAGTGTGTATAATCACAAAGAAATAGAAGAACAATTTTAAAGGCacagtgagccacactgttgcactgggtgacatgttccgtTATtaccataaatacacacacagtattttattttttgactcAGTCCCACACACACCGTCCCGCTGCCCAAAATAGTTAGAGCACCAAACGTGGATTAATCAGCCACAGAAAATAGTTCTCAACATGTGCGCTGTTTCCTCTAGTTTGAGGCACGTTTGCTAAAAGCTACAGtgaccagctgttttaggaaatgtaaactatatatttgtgaaTGGTTTTAAAGAATTATGTCTTCAGTAGGACAAATAATTATAACGAGAAACTgagtaaatatttttgttttgtcatggtgcCAGCAATGCTACGCTGCTAGCTAGTAACCATTGACTGgagctgagagccacagacatGTTAGAGAAGTCAAAGTATTGTCAGACGCACTTACACATGGTTGGTTTTGATCTTTTCTTTGGACATTGTGACAATGAAACAAAGAACAATGCCAGCCCTATTGTTGCTAGATATTTCAGATTTTACAGAAAGAAGAAGAACGGAAACTTAAACGTTTTTGGTATTTTCCTTGTCCGTTTGGGACTTCCTGGTGTCCCTCTAAAACACGtatcaaactcaaggcccgtgggCCGAACCTGGCCCCTcgcaaattttgatccggccaGCATATCAATTTAGATTCACAATAAcgtttggcccacctagttgtgcgccaaaccaaaaagaccggaaac from Sander lucioperca isolate FBNREF2018 chromosome 13, SLUC_FBN_1.2, whole genome shotgun sequence encodes:
- the tiprl gene encoding TIP41-like protein, which translates into the protein MLASLSTMMSHGFKSSKQDYTFGPWTVTAARNHIMKSKDIERLAEEMNMPSLPEMMFGDNILRIQHTEGYGIEFNAIDALKRVNNMEDAVKVACAQEWQESRADSEHSKEVVRPYDWTYTTDYKGTLIGDSMQLQVVKTAERINMEKLKAREQIMFFDEVLLFEDELHDHGVSMISAKIRVMPTSFFLLLRFFLRVDGVLIRINDTRLYHEAGKNFMLREFSTRESQIAELKNVPAALYTEPNDIAQHLTLKLTECERLELPGMQPGSDVNDVVP